The following proteins are co-located in the Syngnathus scovelli strain Florida chromosome 5, RoL_Ssco_1.2, whole genome shotgun sequence genome:
- the vps54 gene encoding vacuolar protein sorting-associated protein 54 isoform X2, translating to MAARPVSSPVPRPAVPDGLYRKERDPSSPCPSPSSSRRRPVRSLPDVCPKEPTGDGRGLREGPSVVSEHDRWTVYSSKVNLPAALNDPRLAKRESDFFTKTWGLDFAETEVMPSFCLGNITQEHFRAYLQESAQRERIHERCKTLCPVKDDFADAIYSVNSNQEKSRAELDQVPKIFLKPDFALEEPVTFNAVLPWSHFNGGGRSNRDVASSKLLQEKLSHYLDVVEVSIARQISLRSEAFFHAMSSQHELRDRLKETQEAVAVLRRRTAAIDRIMCQGPLAALRAALARNNCVKLHGKLKLMAAVHQTQPTVQLLLSTSEFVGALELIATTKEVLQQELQGIHSFRHLGSQLCELEKLIDKMMVEDFSMYARSELNRSLRDDTQLLEKERLQSLVFGLLRQRKLDFLDIYGDEMIAAAKAIVSQCVAERLLSIDDIDTEVVTKLAEQMRLMTFPQWFEFLKDVFDCFLLFLHRMKATLGVIRSVVLEVLESARKNSSAAKSHPEQLRSHEAAGTCGDVAELAYLTHDGPFISDALHGAQRAGTTTPPGTPDADSASGDQNFMYNSAGDTMPSDLELNRVLNNIQELLHAASDISHDRCVKILTARAKDGSLERISSGEFVDLSVAVESFAKDTEELCGRRSVSLRGALQSQADRFVHRFHEERKTKLSLLLDNERWKQAEVPAEFQELVDSMADGTIALAVRKAAGPDERKPGDFLLVKGNKYAVVGTVLLLIRIFLEYCQCVNDIPAIATDMLMRLADLLKHFNSRSCQLVLGAGALQVVGLKTITTKNLALASRCLQLVVFYIPVIRQHFESKLQPKHLSVLRHFDHIIKDYNDHVSEIWAKLVAIMDSVFEKVLTKYEVKAPMPSACFRNVCKQMVKMHEAINDLLPAEQTQMLFVRINSSLKMNLKRQLTRLGVVNDGGPQHGLVVVDVAFYTENVQALKNLETLDLNMAEIWEQKR from the exons ATGGCAGCCCGCCCCGTCTCCTCGCCAGTGCCTCGGCCCGCCGTCCCAGATGGGCTCTACCGCAAGGAGCGGGACCCCTCGTCGCCCTGCccctctccctcctcctcccggCGTCGGCCGGTCCGCTCGCTGCCCGACGTGTGCCCCAAAGAGCCCACCG GCGATGGACGGGGCCTACGCGAGGGTCCGTCCGTGGTCTCGGAGCACGACCGCTGGACGGTTTACAGTTCCAAGGTCAACCTGCCGGCGGCCCTCAACGACCCGAGGCTGGCCAAACGCGAGTCGGACTTCTTCACCAAGACCTGGGGTTTGGATTTTGCCGAGACGGAGGTGATGCCGTCCTTCTGCCTCGGCAACATCACGCAGGAACACTTCCGCGCGTACCTTCAGGAGAGCGCGCAG AGGGAACGAATCCACGAACGATGCAAGACTCTTTGTCCAGTCAAAGACGACTTTGCGGACGCCATCTATAGCGTCAACAGCAACCAAG AAAAGTCAAGAGCAGAGTTGGACCAAGTTCCCAAG ATTTTCCTGAAACCCGACTTTGCCCTGGAGGAGCCCGTGACCTTTAACGCCGTCCTGCCGTGGTCGCACTTCAACGGCGGCGGGCGCAGCAACCGTGACGTGGCCTCCTCCAAACTGCTGCAAGAGAAG CTGAGTCACTACCTGGATGTGGTGGAGGTGAGCATCGCGCGGCAGATCTCGCTGCGCTCCGAGGCCTTTTTCCACGCCATGTCGTCTCAGCACGAGCTGCGGGACCGCCTAAAGGAGACGCAGGAGGCGGTGGCCGTTCTACGGCGCCGCACCGCCGCCATCGACCGCATCATGTGCCAGGGCCCGCTGGCGGCCCTGCGCGCCGCCCTGGCGCGCAACAACTGCGTCAAGCTACACGGCAAGCTAAAGCTAATGGCGGCCGTGCACCAGACGCAGCCCACCGTGCAGCTGCTACTCTCCACCTCTGAGTTTGTGGGAGCGCTGGAGCTCATCGCCACCACCAAGGAGGTCCTGCAGCAGGAGCTGCAAGGCATCCACAGCTTCAG ACATCTGGGCTCTCAGCTGTGCGAGCTGGAGAAGCTGATTGACAAGATGATGGTGGAGGACTTCAGCATGTACGCACGCAGCGAGCTCAACCGCAGCCTGAGGGACGACACGCAGCTCCTGGAGAAG GAACGTCTTCAGTCACTGGTGTTTGGCCTGCTGCGCCAGAGAAAGTTGGACTTTTTGGACATTTACGGCGACGAGATGATTGCAGCGGCCAAGGCCATCGTGTCCCAG TGCGTCGCCGAGCGGCTCCTGTCCATCGACGACATCGACACGGAAGTCGTCACCAA GTTAGCCGAGCAGATGCGTCTGATGACCTTCCCTCAGTGGTTTGAGTTCCTCAAGGACGTCTTTGACTGCTTCCTGCTTTTCCTCCACAGGATGAAG GCCACGCTCGGCGTGATCCGCTCGGTGGTCTTAGAGGTTCTGGAATCCGCCCGGAAGAATTCCTCGGCGGCGAAGTCCCACCCGGAGCAGCTTCGGTCTCACGAGGCGGCCGGCACGTGCGGGGACGTCGCCGAGTTGGCCTACCTCACGCACGACGGCCCCTTTATCAGCGACGCCCTCCACGGCGCCCAGCGAGCCGGAACGACGACGCCGCCGGGGACGCCGGACGCTGACTCGGCATCTGGAGACCAGAACTTCAT GTACAACAGCGCCGGCGACACGATGCCGTCCGACTTGGAGCTGAACCGCGTGCTCAACAACATCCAGGAGCTTCTGCACGCCGCCTCCGACATCAGCCACGATCGCTGCGTCAAGATCCTCACCGCCAGAGCCaag GACGGTTCTCTGGAGCGCATCAGCTCGGGCGAGTTTGTGGACCTCTCGGTGGCGGTGGAGTCCTTCGCCAAGGACACGGAGGAGCTGTGCGGCAGGCGCAGCGTGTCCCTGCGGGGGGCGCTGCAGAGTCAGGCCGACCGCTTCGTCCACCGCTTCCACGAGGAGCGCAAGACCAAACTCAG TCTCCTGCTGGATAACGAGCGTTGGAAGCAGGCGGAGGTTCCTGCCGAGTTTCAGGAGCTGGTCGACTCCATGGCGGACGGCACCATTGCGCTCGCCGTGCGCAAAGCAGCAG GTCCAGATGAGAGGAAGCCGGGCGACTTCCTGCTGGTGAAGGGGAACAAGTACGCCGTGGTGGG GACGGTGCTGCTCCTCATCCGGATCTTTCTGGAGTACTGCCAGTGCGTCAACGACATCCCGGCCATCGCCACCGACATGTTGATGCGGCTGGCTGACCTCCTCAAG CACTTCAACTCTCGCAGTTGTCAGCTGGTTCTCGGCGCAGGAGCTCTGCAGGTGGTCGGCCTCAAGACCATCACCACCAAAAACCTCG CGTTAGCCTCACGCTGCCTGCAGCTGGTGGTGTTCTACATTCCTGTCATACGGCAACATTTTGAGAGCAAACTCCAGCCCAAACACTTGAGCGTCCTCAGACACTTTGACCACATCATCAAG GACTATAACGACCACGTGTCCGAAATCTGGGCCAAGCTGGTGGCCATCATGGACAGCGTGTTTGAGAAGGTGCTGACCAAG TATGAGGTGAAGGCCCCGATGCCGTCGGCGTGTTTCCGTAACGTGTGCAAGCAGATGGTCAAGATGCACGAGGCCATCAACGACCTCCTGCCCGCCGAGCAGACGCAG atgctgtttgtCCGGATCAACAGCAGCCTGAAGATGAACCTGAAGAGGCAGCTGACTCGACTCGGCGTGGTCAACGACGGCGGGCCTCAGCACGG GCTGGTGGTGGTAGACGTGGCCTTCTACACGGAGAACGTCCAGGCCCTCAAGAACCTGGAGACTTTGGACCTCAACATGGCCGAGATCTGGGAGCAGAAGAGGTGA
- the zgc:66455 gene encoding uncharacterized protein zgc:66455 isoform X2, protein MCIEKTTTKRIQAYQKMFARKPMTLKSHVLVLSLVLGTLRTSSKAQFPGDETKPVSAGKGGGAFYALRSCHRRLRDDSGDFFSPDYVCANPPLWCNWTIQAPAGKRVHLHLQDLTPDGDCHLKQDQIHVDEPVKPSSGTSAGHPVLRGCWREATYASLSDTLRVVLLIGGWPAQQYRGFYARYRTFGPPLAYHPSDGTSRPDGNWDLEDWDEFGPMIAGERERRPTATAAGFPLFDSSNIADAPESPHGTSRLERGAPRILLEPSDPTGPAHEQVNQLPSGLLPTLSANAGPNLPENQHQPTEPGQNKMKVTNTSSSSGELLDHRGTLNIWNTSQALHQPGDQLFEVSVEVQLSEEHKRNQHHLDGSLIKSVRALVLQHLDGFHIPISLSFKRIKRLRAGELYIMWLSVGSGRSHAFSGIHQNLHKMVGSSVGPLGSPHHSVVASVSIGDVNECGTQLALCGVNADCLDQFGSYRCRCKDGFRDESHLGPVGTVCVDREPAGCSRGPSGETKGVYVLFFLLSFLLLMSLAAACVLYSRRRCGTFLPKGQTPDSARRYPDDDNAYAPAASDLPPPPPPARGPRDAWPIHKERRAAVDLPLLRFSPLTPSDVYTDSQEGGKK, encoded by the exons ATGTGTATcgaaaagacaacaacaaaaagaatacAAGCCTACCAAAAAATGTTTGCTCGCAAACCGATGACCCTTAAAAGTCACGTGCTGGTCCTGAGCCTTGTGCTAGGCACTCTGCGGACCTCCTCCAAGGCGCAG TTCCCGGGGGACGAAACCAAACCGGTCTCTG CAGGTAAAGGGGGCGGGGCCTTCTACGCCCTGAGAAGCTGCCACCGGCGTCTGAGAGACGACAGCGGCGACTTCTTCTCTCCCGACTACGTTTGCGCCAACCCACCCCTGTGGTGTAACTGGACCATCCAAGCCCCCGCCGGCAAGCGGGTCCACTTGCACCTCCAGGACCTGACCCCTGATGGGGACTGTCACCTAAAGCAGGATCAAATCCACGTGGATGAGCCCGTCAAACCTTCGTCGGGAACCTCCGCGGGTCACCCGGTCCTGCGGGGGTGCTGGCGCGAGGCCACGTACGCGTCACTGTCCGACACCCTGCGCGTGGTCCTGCTGATCGGCGGCTGGCCCGCTCAGCAGTACCGGGGATTCTACGCACGCTACCGCACCTTCGGACCCCCCTTGGCCTACCACCCGTCAGATGGCACCTCCCGGCCGGACGGGAACTGGGACCTTGAGGACTGGGATGAGTTTGGACCGATGATAGCGGGGGAGCGCGAGCGGCGTCCCACGGCGACCGCTGCCGGGTTCCCCCTGTTTGATTCTTCGAACATTGCCGACGCTCCTGAGTCACCCCACGGAACATCCCGTCTGGAACGAGGCGCCCCCCGAATCCTCTTGGAACCATCTGACCCCACGGGACCAGCACATGAGCAAGTGAACCAACTCCCCAGCGGCCTCCTTCCCACCCTGAGCGCCAACGCTGGACCAAATCTGCCAGAAAATCAACACCAGCCAACGGAACCAGGTCAAAACAAGATGAAGGTCACAAATACGTCCTCGTCCTCCGGAGAACTTTTGGATCACAGAGGGACAC TCAACATCTGGAACACTTCTCAAGCTCTACATCAGCCCGGCG ATCAGCTGTTTGAAGTGTCAGTGGAGGTCCAACTCAGTGAGGAGCACAAGCGCAACCAGCATCATCTGGACGGGTCACTGATCAAGTCTGTCAGGGCTCTG GTCCTCCAACATCTGGACGGGTTTCACATCCCCATCAGCTTGTCCTTCAAAAGAATTAAAAG GCTTCGAGCGGGAGAACTTTACATCATGTGGCTGAGTGTGGGTAGTGGGCGGAGTCACGCCTTCTCCGGCATCCACCAGAACCTCCACAAGATGGTCGGCAGCAGCGTCGGCCCGCTTGGGAGTCCGCATCACAGCGTCGTCGCTTCGGTCTCCATTGGAG ACGTCAACGAATGCGGCACCCAATTGGCGCTGTGCGGCGTCAACGCCGACTGCTTGGATCAGTTTGGCTCGTACAGGTGCCGCTGCAAAGACGGCTTCCGGGACGAGTCGCATTTGGGACCCGTGGGCACCGTGTGTGTGGACCGCGAGCCCGCAG ggtGCAGTCGTGGCCCGTCGGGCGAGACCAAAGGCGTGTACGTGCTGTTCTTCCTACTCAGCTTCCTGCTGCTGATGTCGCTGGCGGCGGCGTGTGTCCTCTACAGCCGTCGCCGCTGCGGCACCTTCCTGCCCAAAGGCCAGACGCCCGATTCGGCTCGCCGCTATCCGGACGATGACAACGCTTACGCCCCCGCTGCCTCGGACCTgccgccgcctccgccgccCGCCAGGGGGCCACGTGACGCTTGGCCCATTCACAAG GAGCGACGCGCGGCCGTAGATCTTCCGCTGCTCCGTTTCAGCCCGCTGACGCCGTCTGATGTCTACACTGACTCTCAGGAAGGCGGCAAGAAGTGA
- the vps54 gene encoding vacuolar protein sorting-associated protein 54 isoform X1: MAARPVSSPVPRPAVPDGLYRKERDPSSPCPSPSSSRRRPVRSLPDVCPKEPTGDGRGLREGPSVVSEHDRWTVYSSKVNLPAALNDPRLAKRESDFFTKTWGLDFAETEVMPSFCLGNITQEHFRAYLQESAQRERIHERCKTLCPVKDDFADAIYSVNSNQEKSRAELDQVPKIFLKPDFALEEPVTFNAVLPWSHFNGGGRSNRDVASSKLLQEKLSHYLDVVEVSIARQISLRSEAFFHAMSSQHELRDRLKETQEAVAVLRRRTAAIDRIMCQGPLAALRAALARNNCVKLHGKLKLMAAVHQTQPTVQLLLSTSEFVGALELIATTKEVLQQELQGIHSFRHLGSQLCELEKLIDKMMVEDFSMYARSELNRSLRDDTQLLEKERLQSLVFGLLRQRKLDFLDIYGDEMIAAAKAIVSQCVAERLLSIDDIDTEVVTKLAEQMRLMTFPQWFEFLKDVFDCFLLFLHRMKATLGVIRSVVLEVLESARKNSSAAKSHPEQLRSHEAAGTCGDVAELAYLTHDGPFISDALHGAQRAGTTTPPGTPDADSASGDQNFMYNSAGDTMPSDLELNRVLNNIQELLHAASDISHDRCVKILTARAKDGSLERISSGEFVDLSVAVESFAKDTEELCGRRSVSLRGALQSQADRFVHRFHEERKTKLSLLLDNERWKQAEVPAEFQELVDSMADGTIALAVRKAAGSQPPARTLCSKITPFHHMAGPDERKPGDFLLVKGNKYAVVGTVLLLIRIFLEYCQCVNDIPAIATDMLMRLADLLKHFNSRSCQLVLGAGALQVVGLKTITTKNLALASRCLQLVVFYIPVIRQHFESKLQPKHLSVLRHFDHIIKDYNDHVSEIWAKLVAIMDSVFEKVLTKYEVKAPMPSACFRNVCKQMVKMHEAINDLLPAEQTQMLFVRINSSLKMNLKRQLTRLGVVNDGGPQHGLVVVDVAFYTENVQALKNLETLDLNMAEIWEQKR, from the exons ATGGCAGCCCGCCCCGTCTCCTCGCCAGTGCCTCGGCCCGCCGTCCCAGATGGGCTCTACCGCAAGGAGCGGGACCCCTCGTCGCCCTGCccctctccctcctcctcccggCGTCGGCCGGTCCGCTCGCTGCCCGACGTGTGCCCCAAAGAGCCCACCG GCGATGGACGGGGCCTACGCGAGGGTCCGTCCGTGGTCTCGGAGCACGACCGCTGGACGGTTTACAGTTCCAAGGTCAACCTGCCGGCGGCCCTCAACGACCCGAGGCTGGCCAAACGCGAGTCGGACTTCTTCACCAAGACCTGGGGTTTGGATTTTGCCGAGACGGAGGTGATGCCGTCCTTCTGCCTCGGCAACATCACGCAGGAACACTTCCGCGCGTACCTTCAGGAGAGCGCGCAG AGGGAACGAATCCACGAACGATGCAAGACTCTTTGTCCAGTCAAAGACGACTTTGCGGACGCCATCTATAGCGTCAACAGCAACCAAG AAAAGTCAAGAGCAGAGTTGGACCAAGTTCCCAAG ATTTTCCTGAAACCCGACTTTGCCCTGGAGGAGCCCGTGACCTTTAACGCCGTCCTGCCGTGGTCGCACTTCAACGGCGGCGGGCGCAGCAACCGTGACGTGGCCTCCTCCAAACTGCTGCAAGAGAAG CTGAGTCACTACCTGGATGTGGTGGAGGTGAGCATCGCGCGGCAGATCTCGCTGCGCTCCGAGGCCTTTTTCCACGCCATGTCGTCTCAGCACGAGCTGCGGGACCGCCTAAAGGAGACGCAGGAGGCGGTGGCCGTTCTACGGCGCCGCACCGCCGCCATCGACCGCATCATGTGCCAGGGCCCGCTGGCGGCCCTGCGCGCCGCCCTGGCGCGCAACAACTGCGTCAAGCTACACGGCAAGCTAAAGCTAATGGCGGCCGTGCACCAGACGCAGCCCACCGTGCAGCTGCTACTCTCCACCTCTGAGTTTGTGGGAGCGCTGGAGCTCATCGCCACCACCAAGGAGGTCCTGCAGCAGGAGCTGCAAGGCATCCACAGCTTCAG ACATCTGGGCTCTCAGCTGTGCGAGCTGGAGAAGCTGATTGACAAGATGATGGTGGAGGACTTCAGCATGTACGCACGCAGCGAGCTCAACCGCAGCCTGAGGGACGACACGCAGCTCCTGGAGAAG GAACGTCTTCAGTCACTGGTGTTTGGCCTGCTGCGCCAGAGAAAGTTGGACTTTTTGGACATTTACGGCGACGAGATGATTGCAGCGGCCAAGGCCATCGTGTCCCAG TGCGTCGCCGAGCGGCTCCTGTCCATCGACGACATCGACACGGAAGTCGTCACCAA GTTAGCCGAGCAGATGCGTCTGATGACCTTCCCTCAGTGGTTTGAGTTCCTCAAGGACGTCTTTGACTGCTTCCTGCTTTTCCTCCACAGGATGAAG GCCACGCTCGGCGTGATCCGCTCGGTGGTCTTAGAGGTTCTGGAATCCGCCCGGAAGAATTCCTCGGCGGCGAAGTCCCACCCGGAGCAGCTTCGGTCTCACGAGGCGGCCGGCACGTGCGGGGACGTCGCCGAGTTGGCCTACCTCACGCACGACGGCCCCTTTATCAGCGACGCCCTCCACGGCGCCCAGCGAGCCGGAACGACGACGCCGCCGGGGACGCCGGACGCTGACTCGGCATCTGGAGACCAGAACTTCAT GTACAACAGCGCCGGCGACACGATGCCGTCCGACTTGGAGCTGAACCGCGTGCTCAACAACATCCAGGAGCTTCTGCACGCCGCCTCCGACATCAGCCACGATCGCTGCGTCAAGATCCTCACCGCCAGAGCCaag GACGGTTCTCTGGAGCGCATCAGCTCGGGCGAGTTTGTGGACCTCTCGGTGGCGGTGGAGTCCTTCGCCAAGGACACGGAGGAGCTGTGCGGCAGGCGCAGCGTGTCCCTGCGGGGGGCGCTGCAGAGTCAGGCCGACCGCTTCGTCCACCGCTTCCACGAGGAGCGCAAGACCAAACTCAG TCTCCTGCTGGATAACGAGCGTTGGAAGCAGGCGGAGGTTCCTGCCGAGTTTCAGGAGCTGGTCGACTCCATGGCGGACGGCACCATTGCGCTCGCCGTGCGCAAAGCAGCAGGTAGCCAGCCGCCAGCACGTACACTTTGTTCAAAGATAACGCCGTTTCACCACATGGCAGGTCCAGATGAGAGGAAGCCGGGCGACTTCCTGCTGGTGAAGGGGAACAAGTACGCCGTGGTGGG GACGGTGCTGCTCCTCATCCGGATCTTTCTGGAGTACTGCCAGTGCGTCAACGACATCCCGGCCATCGCCACCGACATGTTGATGCGGCTGGCTGACCTCCTCAAG CACTTCAACTCTCGCAGTTGTCAGCTGGTTCTCGGCGCAGGAGCTCTGCAGGTGGTCGGCCTCAAGACCATCACCACCAAAAACCTCG CGTTAGCCTCACGCTGCCTGCAGCTGGTGGTGTTCTACATTCCTGTCATACGGCAACATTTTGAGAGCAAACTCCAGCCCAAACACTTGAGCGTCCTCAGACACTTTGACCACATCATCAAG GACTATAACGACCACGTGTCCGAAATCTGGGCCAAGCTGGTGGCCATCATGGACAGCGTGTTTGAGAAGGTGCTGACCAAG TATGAGGTGAAGGCCCCGATGCCGTCGGCGTGTTTCCGTAACGTGTGCAAGCAGATGGTCAAGATGCACGAGGCCATCAACGACCTCCTGCCCGCCGAGCAGACGCAG atgctgtttgtCCGGATCAACAGCAGCCTGAAGATGAACCTGAAGAGGCAGCTGACTCGACTCGGCGTGGTCAACGACGGCGGGCCTCAGCACGG GCTGGTGGTGGTAGACGTGGCCTTCTACACGGAGAACGTCCAGGCCCTCAAGAACCTGGAGACTTTGGACCTCAACATGGCCGAGATCTGGGAGCAGAAGAGGTGA
- the b3gnt2a gene encoding N-acetyllactosaminide beta-1,3-N-acetylglucosaminyltransferase 2a, translated as MFPNVPLYPSAGEASESPPGVLVQTPAWLRALQAGPGVKAAARAQVRSCCVPAAVPKLLFLFLLLLNALACSILATLSWKAGRDHGTLFKPRTRASFWNREQRRLDLSGPQPNPCRADLRAVTQVWDYNTLPRSLQDFLLYMHCRKSDVVIAPSLGCRQADPFLLLAIKSLVPHFGRRQAIRQTWGRAGVHANRTVAIVFLLGRTPPEDHHPNLQGMLGREAELHGDLLQWEFRETALNLSLKEALFLQWFRRNCPRARFVLEAHDDTFVNTFRVLDFLESLPRTGRDFLFVSDVVLNGRPAADRALPDFVPPSVFTGTYPPRVASRGFLLSGTLALRLHDVSRRVLLFPVHEVYEGLCLRKLGLIPQKHPGFAARKVHRNGDNDEKDGEDACAHTKSMVVNGRTAQEMLRMWKTCTRTET; from the exons ATGTTCCCAAATGTTCCGTTGTATCCCAGCGCCGGTGAAGCATCTGAAAGTCCCCCCGGAGTCCTCGTCCAGACTCCGGCATGGCTACGTGCGTTGCAGGCGGGGCCGGGCGTAAAAGCGGCTGCTCGGGCGCAAGTGCGGTCCTGCTGTGTGCCGGCCGCCGTGCCAAAGCTGCTGTTCCTGTTCCTGCTCCTGCTCAACGCGTTAGCGTGCAGCATCCTGGCGACGCTCAGCTGGAAAGCCGGCCGAGACCACGGCACACTTTTCAAGCCCCGCACGCGCGCCTCCTTCTGGAACCGCGAGCAGCGGCGGCTGGATTTGAGCGGGCCTCAACCGAACCCGTGCCGAGCGGACCTCAGAGCTGTCACCCAG GTCTGGGACTACAACACGTTGCCCCGAAGCCTCCAGGACTTCTTGCTCTACATGCACTGTAGGAAGTCCGATGTCGTCATCGCTCCGAGTCTGGGGTGCCGACAAGCGGATCCCTTCCTGCTGCTCGCCATCAAGTCCCTGGTGCCGCATTTCGGGCGACGGCAGGCCATTCGCCAGACGTGGGGCCGCGCTGGCGTCCACGCTAACCGCACAGTGGCCATCGTCTTCCTGCTGGGGCGGACGCCGCCTGAGGACCACCACCCAAATCTGCAAGGCATGCTGGGCCGGGAGGCAGAGCTTCACGGGGACCTGCTCCAGTGGGAGTTTAGGGAGACGGCCCTCAACTTGAGCCTGAAGGAGGCCCTCTTCCTGCAGTGGTTTCGTCGCAATTGTCCTCGAGCCCGCTTTGTCCTGGAGGCCCACGACGACACCTTTGTCAACACGTTCCGGGTGTTGGACTTCCTGGAGTCTCTGCCCCGCACCGGCAGAGACTTCCTGTTTGTCAGTGACGTCGTCCTCAACGGCCGCCCGGCCGCAGACCGGGCTCTCCCGGACTTTGTCCCACCGAGTGTTTTCACAGGAACGTATCCGCCTCGCGTTGCATCGAGGGGCTTCCTGCTCTCCGGCACGCTGGCGTTACGTCTTCACGACGTGTCCCGCCGCGTCCTCCtcttcccagtccacgaggtctaCGAGGGCCTGTGCCTCCGTAAACTGGGTCTGATCCCACAGAAACACCCGGGCTTTGCCGCCCGCAAGGTCCACCGCAATGGCGACAATGATGAGAAGGACGGCGAGGATGCGTGCGCGCACACCAAGTCGATGGTGGTGAACGGTCGCACGGCGCAGGAGATGCTGAGGATGTGGAAGACCTGCACTCGGACGGAAACTTGA
- the zgc:66455 gene encoding uncharacterized protein zgc:66455 isoform X1, protein MCIEKTTTKRIQAYQKMFARKPMTLKSHVLVLSLVLGTLRTSSKAQFPGDETKPVSGTAGKGGGAFYALRSCHRRLRDDSGDFFSPDYVCANPPLWCNWTIQAPAGKRVHLHLQDLTPDGDCHLKQDQIHVDEPVKPSSGTSAGHPVLRGCWREATYASLSDTLRVVLLIGGWPAQQYRGFYARYRTFGPPLAYHPSDGTSRPDGNWDLEDWDEFGPMIAGERERRPTATAAGFPLFDSSNIADAPESPHGTSRLERGAPRILLEPSDPTGPAHEQVNQLPSGLLPTLSANAGPNLPENQHQPTEPGQNKMKVTNTSSSSGELLDHRGTLNIWNTSQALHQPGDQLFEVSVEVQLSEEHKRNQHHLDGSLIKSVRALVLQHLDGFHIPISLSFKRIKRLRAGELYIMWLSVGSGRSHAFSGIHQNLHKMVGSSVGPLGSPHHSVVASVSIGDVNECGTQLALCGVNADCLDQFGSYRCRCKDGFRDESHLGPVGTVCVDREPAGCSRGPSGETKGVYVLFFLLSFLLLMSLAAACVLYSRRRCGTFLPKGQTPDSARRYPDDDNAYAPAASDLPPPPPPARGPRDAWPIHKERRAAVDLPLLRFSPLTPSDVYTDSQEGGKK, encoded by the exons ATGTGTATcgaaaagacaacaacaaaaagaatacAAGCCTACCAAAAAATGTTTGCTCGCAAACCGATGACCCTTAAAAGTCACGTGCTGGTCCTGAGCCTTGTGCTAGGCACTCTGCGGACCTCCTCCAAGGCGCAG TTCCCGGGGGACGAAACCAAACCGGTCTCTG GTACAGCAGGTAAAGGGGGCGGGGCCTTCTACGCCCTGAGAAGCTGCCACCGGCGTCTGAGAGACGACAGCGGCGACTTCTTCTCTCCCGACTACGTTTGCGCCAACCCACCCCTGTGGTGTAACTGGACCATCCAAGCCCCCGCCGGCAAGCGGGTCCACTTGCACCTCCAGGACCTGACCCCTGATGGGGACTGTCACCTAAAGCAGGATCAAATCCACGTGGATGAGCCCGTCAAACCTTCGTCGGGAACCTCCGCGGGTCACCCGGTCCTGCGGGGGTGCTGGCGCGAGGCCACGTACGCGTCACTGTCCGACACCCTGCGCGTGGTCCTGCTGATCGGCGGCTGGCCCGCTCAGCAGTACCGGGGATTCTACGCACGCTACCGCACCTTCGGACCCCCCTTGGCCTACCACCCGTCAGATGGCACCTCCCGGCCGGACGGGAACTGGGACCTTGAGGACTGGGATGAGTTTGGACCGATGATAGCGGGGGAGCGCGAGCGGCGTCCCACGGCGACCGCTGCCGGGTTCCCCCTGTTTGATTCTTCGAACATTGCCGACGCTCCTGAGTCACCCCACGGAACATCCCGTCTGGAACGAGGCGCCCCCCGAATCCTCTTGGAACCATCTGACCCCACGGGACCAGCACATGAGCAAGTGAACCAACTCCCCAGCGGCCTCCTTCCCACCCTGAGCGCCAACGCTGGACCAAATCTGCCAGAAAATCAACACCAGCCAACGGAACCAGGTCAAAACAAGATGAAGGTCACAAATACGTCCTCGTCCTCCGGAGAACTTTTGGATCACAGAGGGACAC TCAACATCTGGAACACTTCTCAAGCTCTACATCAGCCCGGCG ATCAGCTGTTTGAAGTGTCAGTGGAGGTCCAACTCAGTGAGGAGCACAAGCGCAACCAGCATCATCTGGACGGGTCACTGATCAAGTCTGTCAGGGCTCTG GTCCTCCAACATCTGGACGGGTTTCACATCCCCATCAGCTTGTCCTTCAAAAGAATTAAAAG GCTTCGAGCGGGAGAACTTTACATCATGTGGCTGAGTGTGGGTAGTGGGCGGAGTCACGCCTTCTCCGGCATCCACCAGAACCTCCACAAGATGGTCGGCAGCAGCGTCGGCCCGCTTGGGAGTCCGCATCACAGCGTCGTCGCTTCGGTCTCCATTGGAG ACGTCAACGAATGCGGCACCCAATTGGCGCTGTGCGGCGTCAACGCCGACTGCTTGGATCAGTTTGGCTCGTACAGGTGCCGCTGCAAAGACGGCTTCCGGGACGAGTCGCATTTGGGACCCGTGGGCACCGTGTGTGTGGACCGCGAGCCCGCAG ggtGCAGTCGTGGCCCGTCGGGCGAGACCAAAGGCGTGTACGTGCTGTTCTTCCTACTCAGCTTCCTGCTGCTGATGTCGCTGGCGGCGGCGTGTGTCCTCTACAGCCGTCGCCGCTGCGGCACCTTCCTGCCCAAAGGCCAGACGCCCGATTCGGCTCGCCGCTATCCGGACGATGACAACGCTTACGCCCCCGCTGCCTCGGACCTgccgccgcctccgccgccCGCCAGGGGGCCACGTGACGCTTGGCCCATTCACAAG GAGCGACGCGCGGCCGTAGATCTTCCGCTGCTCCGTTTCAGCCCGCTGACGCCGTCTGATGTCTACACTGACTCTCAGGAAGGCGGCAAGAAGTGA